AGAAGTTTTCCTGGTATATTTTGGCAAATGTGTCATACACATTTCATAAGGAATTTCATAAGCAAATTTTCACGAAGGGAGGTAAGGAAATATATATGTTGGATACAGGATGTATTCAGGGCACCTGATATAGATGAGGCACAACGAAGAAAGTCTATATTGATAAAGAAGTTACAGAGAGATGGTGAATA
This genomic window from Candidatus Neomarinimicrobiota bacterium contains:
- a CDS encoding transposase, whose product is MYIVSDDHEGLKNAISRSFPGIFWQMCHTHFIRNFISKFSRREVRKYICWIQDVFRAPDIDEAQRRKSILIKKLQRDGEYRIAE